One window from the genome of Nitrosospira multiformis encodes:
- the murG gene encoding undecaprenyldiphospho-muramoylpentapeptide beta-N-acetylglucosaminyltransferase, whose translation MQYENNVAPPSRHEESILIPTILIMAGGTGGHVFPGLAVADYMKKAGWRVVWLGTERGMETTLAPQRGYEMETIRFSGLRGKNIATWLTLPMRLLRALWQSARVIGRVRPDVVLGMGGYPAFPGGLMASLLNKPLLIHEQNSVPGLANRILAKLADRVLLGFPGVIRGDRKVTFSGNPVRSEISQLEAPDKRYAARSGKLKLLVIGGSLGAQALNTIVPQALGLIPEKLRPLVTHQAGTRHLDALRKNYAEAEVEGDLVTFIENMAACYADSDVVVCRAGALTIAELTASGVASILVPFPYAVDDHQTSNAKFLSDRNAAVLLPQNELTPQGLAELLTGFTRETLLEMAMNARELAKPDATRLVAEACMGMLRP comes from the coding sequence ATGCAATATGAGAATAATGTCGCACCGCCAAGCCGGCATGAGGAATCCATCTTGATCCCCACCATTCTCATCATGGCGGGAGGGACCGGCGGGCACGTGTTTCCAGGGCTGGCGGTGGCGGATTACATGAAGAAGGCGGGTTGGCGTGTGGTGTGGCTGGGAACGGAGCGAGGAATGGAAACCACACTGGCGCCGCAGCGTGGCTATGAAATGGAGACTATTCGCTTCTCCGGTTTGCGCGGGAAGAATATTGCGACCTGGCTCACGCTGCCGATGCGTCTGTTACGTGCGTTATGGCAAAGCGCCAGAGTGATAGGCCGGGTGCGTCCCGATGTGGTGCTGGGTATGGGGGGTTATCCCGCATTTCCCGGTGGATTGATGGCCTCCTTACTGAATAAGCCGCTGCTGATACACGAACAGAATTCGGTTCCCGGTCTCGCCAACAGGATATTGGCGAAGCTTGCCGACAGAGTCTTGCTGGGTTTTCCCGGCGTAATCAGGGGCGACAGGAAGGTGACATTTTCCGGCAACCCGGTGCGTAGCGAAATCAGCCAGTTGGAAGCACCGGACAAGAGATATGCCGCGCGCAGCGGAAAACTGAAGCTGCTGGTGATTGGCGGCAGCCTGGGTGCGCAAGCGCTGAATACCATTGTGCCGCAGGCGCTGGGGCTGATCCCTGAAAAGCTCCGTCCACTGGTGACGCATCAGGCCGGAACAAGGCACCTGGACGCATTAAGAAAAAATTATGCCGAAGCGGAGGTGGAAGGTGATCTGGTCACTTTCATTGAAAACATGGCCGCCTGTTACGCCGATAGTGATGTGGTGGTTTGCCGGGCCGGAGCGCTGACTATCGCCGAACTGACCGCCTCAGGCGTGGCGAGCATTCTGGTGCCTTTTCCGTATGCGGTGGATGATCACCAGACAAGCAACGCGAAATTCCTGAGTGATAGGAATGCGGCGGTGCTGTTGCCGCAGAATGAACTGACTCCGCAAGGACTGGCGGAATTACTGACGGGATTCACTCGCGAGACCCTTCTGGAAATGGCGATGAACGCTCGCGAACTGGCGAAACCGGATGCTACCAGGCTGGTAGCGGAAGCGTGCATGGGAATGCTAAGGCCATGA
- the ftsW gene encoding putative lipid II flippase FtsW — protein MIYQSDINYQRSLPNFDQSLIWSAILLLSLGLVMVYSASIAIAEAGRGTNGHPAYFLVRHGAYLAVGLLAGLITFQVPVSAWQKYSLHLFLLGLALLVLVLIPGIGREVNGSRRWISLLIVNLQPSEFMKLFVVFYAANYTVRKAAYLDSFRKGFFPMLIVMLMVGPLLLLEPDLGAFVVITVIMMAILFLGGMDLKLFAGLTGFLVICLLALIWIEPYRMQRFFGFMDPWDDPYGKGYQLSHALIAFGRGEWLGVGLGGSVEKLFYLPEAHTDFLLAVIAEELGFVGVMTVTMLFALLVIRAFVIGRQAAVRERHYSALVAQGIGVWLGVQALINMGVNMGVLPTKGLTLPLMSFGGSSIVANCVALAVLMRVDWENRQLMKGYAI, from the coding sequence ATGATCTACCAGAGCGATATCAATTACCAGAGAAGTCTGCCCAATTTTGATCAATCCCTGATCTGGTCCGCGATATTGTTGCTGAGTCTGGGGTTGGTGATGGTCTATTCCGCGTCCATCGCCATCGCTGAAGCGGGGCGAGGCACAAATGGCCATCCTGCCTATTTTCTTGTCCGGCATGGGGCCTATTTGGCGGTGGGTTTGCTGGCAGGGCTGATCACATTCCAGGTGCCGGTGTCCGCATGGCAGAAGTATTCGTTGCACCTGTTTTTACTGGGACTGGCGCTGTTGGTGCTGGTGCTGATTCCCGGGATAGGCCGCGAAGTCAACGGCAGCCGGCGCTGGATATCGCTGCTGATCGTGAATCTGCAACCATCGGAGTTCATGAAACTGTTCGTAGTGTTTTACGCCGCCAACTATACCGTTCGCAAGGCGGCTTACCTGGACAGTTTCCGCAAAGGTTTCTTTCCCATGCTGATCGTCATGCTGATGGTGGGTCCGCTCCTGCTGCTCGAACCGGATCTGGGGGCATTCGTCGTCATCACCGTCATCATGATGGCGATACTATTTTTGGGGGGTATGGACCTGAAGCTGTTCGCGGGATTGACCGGCTTTCTGGTCATCTGCCTGTTGGCGCTGATCTGGATTGAGCCTTATCGCATGCAGCGGTTCTTTGGATTCATGGATCCGTGGGACGATCCCTATGGAAAAGGGTACCAGTTGAGCCATGCCCTGATTGCATTCGGACGTGGTGAATGGCTGGGGGTAGGCCTGGGCGGAAGCGTGGAAAAGCTTTTCTATCTGCCTGAAGCACATACTGACTTTCTGCTTGCCGTGATCGCGGAGGAGCTTGGTTTCGTTGGAGTCATGACAGTCACGATGCTGTTTGCGTTGCTGGTGATACGTGCATTCGTAATAGGCCGTCAGGCCGCTGTGCGGGAACGTCATTACTCCGCGCTGGTGGCGCAAGGTATCGGCGTATGGCTGGGCGTCCAGGCCTTGATCAACATGGGTGTGAACATGGGTGTATTACCGACAAAGGGATTGACGCTGCCGCTGATGAGTTTTGGCGGCAGTAGCATTGTCGCCAACTGTGTCGCGCTGGCGGTGCTGATGCGAGTGGATTGGGAAAACCGGCAACTGATGAAAGGGTATGCAATATGA
- the murD gene encoding UDP-N-acetylmuramoyl-L-alanine--D-glutamate ligase encodes MNLRGRTVLVLGMGETGLSMAKWLSRMGANVRAADSRAAPPCLEGLKQALPGARRFTGALTAEVFAGIDLVAISPGVPVAEPLVQSAVRDGVPVMGDMELFALAIKQPDVAKPKILAITGSNGKTTVTAMAGAMVRKAGWDVEVAGNIGPAVLDALMRREDSGKLPQAWVLEVSSFQLETTRNLDPDAATVLNLSEDHFDRYAGMRDYAAAKARIFQGGIENGHGGGVQVLNRDDPVVRAMALTGRKQMTFGLDMPVGEDDFGLIHDSENSWLVQGKTRLMKTSELGVTGLHNAANALAALALCRAIELPFAPLLQALREFRGLSHRMEKVAAFSGITFYDDSKGTNVGATVAALNGMMQSVVLIAGGDGKGQDFSPLAQPVAKHVRAVVLIGRDAEKISAAINGCGVPLHYVTTMEEAVQRSFALAQEGDAVLMSPACASLDMFRNYAHRAEVFVAAVRDLQTGISATTPKVLT; translated from the coding sequence ATGAATTTGCGAGGTAGAACCGTGCTGGTGCTCGGAATGGGCGAAACCGGACTCTCTATGGCCAAGTGGTTGTCGCGCATGGGCGCGAATGTGCGCGCGGCTGATAGCCGTGCGGCACCTCCTTGTCTGGAGGGGTTAAAACAAGCCCTGCCCGGCGCCCGGAGATTTACCGGCGCATTGACAGCCGAAGTCTTCGCCGGTATAGACCTCGTTGCCATCAGTCCCGGCGTGCCTGTGGCGGAGCCGCTGGTGCAGTCGGCCGTGAGGGACGGTGTACCCGTGATGGGGGACATGGAGCTTTTCGCTTTGGCGATTAAACAACCTGATGTGGCAAAACCAAAGATTCTGGCCATTACCGGTTCCAACGGCAAGACAACGGTAACCGCCATGGCGGGGGCGATGGTGCGGAAAGCAGGATGGGATGTCGAAGTAGCCGGCAATATCGGTCCGGCCGTGCTGGATGCACTGATGCGGCGGGAAGACTCAGGAAAATTGCCGCAGGCATGGGTACTGGAGGTTTCCAGTTTTCAATTGGAAACCACAAGAAATCTTGATCCTGATGCGGCGACGGTGCTGAACTTGAGTGAAGACCATTTCGACCGCTATGCCGGAATGCGGGATTACGCTGCTGCCAAGGCAAGGATATTTCAGGGTGGCATCGAGAACGGTCATGGCGGCGGTGTTCAGGTTCTGAATCGCGACGATCCTGTCGTGCGTGCGATGGCATTGACCGGCAGAAAGCAGATGACTTTCGGTCTGGATATGCCGGTTGGTGAGGATGATTTTGGTTTGATCCACGACAGTGAAAATAGCTGGTTGGTGCAGGGGAAAACTCGTTTGATGAAAACCAGCGAGCTTGGCGTCACCGGCTTGCACAATGCGGCCAACGCGCTGGCCGCACTGGCGCTATGCCGCGCCATCGAGCTGCCATTTGCACCATTGCTGCAAGCCTTGCGCGAATTCAGGGGATTGTCGCATCGGATGGAAAAAGTGGCGGCATTCAGCGGCATCACGTTCTACGACGATTCGAAAGGCACCAACGTGGGCGCAACGGTCGCTGCGTTGAACGGCATGATGCAAAGTGTGGTGCTGATCGCGGGCGGCGACGGCAAGGGGCAGGATTTTTCTCCATTGGCACAACCGGTAGCGAAACATGTGCGAGCAGTGGTATTGATCGGGCGCGATGCGGAAAAAATCTCCGCCGCAATAAATGGCTGCGGGGTGCCGCTGCATTACGTCACCACCATGGAAGAAGCCGTGCAGCGAAGCTTTGCGCTGGCACAGGAAGGTGATGCGGTATTGATGTCACCGGCATGTGCAAGCCTCGACATGTTCAGGAATTACGCTCACCGTGCCGAGGTATTCGTTGCGGCGGTTAGGGATTTGCAGACCGGAATCTCAGCCACGACTCCTAAGGTCCTCACCTGA
- the mraY gene encoding phospho-N-acetylmuramoyl-pentapeptide-transferase has protein sequence MLLELAQWLAKDIRVFNVFNYITLRTVLAALTSLAISFIIGPAMIRKLTAYKIGQSVRDDGPQSHLVKAGTPTMGGALILVSIAISTLLWADLSNRYVWVVLVTTLGFGIIGWVDDYRKVVYRNPKGLSARAKLFWQSAIALSVALYLALTADLPAQTTMIVPFFKQVAIPLGVAGFVTLAYFVIVGTSNAVNLTDGLDGLAIMPTVMISSALAIFAYVAGHAVFAKYLGIPHIPNAGELAVFCGALAGAGLAFLWFNAYPAEVFMGDVGALALGAALGIVTVIVRQEIVLLIMGGVFVVETLSVMLQVASFKLVGKRIFRMAPLHHHYELKGWKENQVVVRFWIITMMLVLFGLSSLKLR, from the coding sequence ATGCTGCTAGAACTCGCTCAATGGCTTGCGAAGGACATTCGCGTATTCAATGTGTTCAATTACATTACCTTGCGCACGGTGCTGGCGGCACTTACCTCTCTGGCGATTTCGTTCATTATCGGGCCCGCCATGATACGTAAGCTCACCGCTTACAAAATAGGTCAGTCGGTGCGCGATGACGGACCGCAGAGTCATCTTGTGAAGGCTGGTACGCCCACGATGGGCGGTGCGCTGATACTGGTATCCATCGCCATTTCCACGTTACTCTGGGCGGATTTAAGCAACCGTTATGTATGGGTGGTACTCGTGACCACACTGGGTTTCGGCATCATCGGCTGGGTGGATGATTACCGCAAGGTGGTATATCGCAATCCGAAGGGGCTTTCCGCCAGAGCAAAGCTCTTCTGGCAGTCGGCAATTGCCCTCTCGGTGGCGCTATACCTTGCTTTAACCGCCGATTTGCCTGCACAGACCACCATGATTGTGCCATTCTTCAAGCAAGTGGCAATCCCGCTTGGTGTAGCCGGGTTTGTTACGCTTGCCTATTTTGTCATCGTGGGCACCAGCAATGCGGTGAATCTGACGGATGGGCTCGATGGTCTGGCCATCATGCCTACCGTCATGATCAGCAGCGCCCTCGCAATCTTCGCCTACGTAGCGGGTCACGCGGTATTCGCGAAATATCTCGGCATCCCTCATATCCCCAATGCAGGCGAGCTGGCCGTCTTCTGCGGCGCGCTGGCGGGTGCTGGGCTCGCTTTCCTCTGGTTCAACGCCTATCCGGCGGAAGTGTTCATGGGCGATGTCGGTGCGCTCGCGCTTGGCGCCGCACTCGGGATTGTGACAGTGATAGTACGCCAGGAAATCGTACTGCTCATCATGGGCGGCGTCTTCGTGGTGGAGACCTTATCGGTGATGCTGCAGGTAGCTTCGTTCAAACTGGTTGGCAAGCGCATTTTTCGCATGGCCCCGCTGCATCATCACTACGAATTGAAAGGATGGAAGGAAAACCAGGTGGTGGTCCGTTTCTGGATCATCACCATGATGCTGGTGCTGTTTGGATTGTCGTCGTTGAAGTTGAGATAA
- a CDS encoding UDP-N-acetylmuramoyl-tripeptide--D-alanyl-D-alanine ligase — MMTVRKAAQALHGEWRGQDARFTAVSTDSRTVKCGDLFVALIGEKFDGHDFIAEVKKKGATAAMVCLESAAESQASGIPLILVKDTRLGLGQLAAHWRSGFSIPMVAVTGSNGKTTVKEMIASILRRAVEAAGGADGSGGPDRVLATEGNLNNDIGVPLMLLRLRERHIYAVIEMGMNHAGEIAYLTRLAKPGVALITNAGAAHVEGLGSVQAVACAKGEIFEGLDQHGIAVINADDPNAPLWRKLAGSRKVVDFGLGGEPKVSARYQLDFLGSGMTLILPEGVEEVELQVPGEHNVRNALAAAAVAVAMGIDTKVIASGLREFCGVKGRLQKKRGLHDAILIDDSYNANPESVRAALAVLAKAPGKKILVLGDMGELGDSARDFHERIGEEARLAGIDGLFALGELSAYAVAKFGPGARHFDKIEELLAEVRSQLAADVTFLIKGSRFMHMERVVKHIEL, encoded by the coding sequence ATGATGACGGTGCGAAAGGCAGCGCAGGCGCTGCATGGCGAATGGCGTGGTCAAGATGCGCGTTTCACCGCCGTTAGTACCGATAGCCGTACGGTCAAATGCGGCGATTTGTTTGTCGCGTTGATCGGAGAGAAATTTGATGGCCATGATTTTATAGCCGAGGTGAAGAAAAAAGGTGCGACCGCGGCAATGGTCTGTCTGGAATCGGCGGCTGAAAGTCAGGCATCGGGAATCCCCCTGATCCTGGTGAAGGACACCCGACTGGGGTTGGGACAGTTGGCTGCGCACTGGCGTAGCGGCTTCAGCATTCCAATGGTTGCGGTGACCGGCAGTAATGGCAAGACTACTGTAAAAGAAATGATCGCCTCCATATTGCGAAGAGCGGTGGAGGCAGCGGGCGGCGCAGATGGCTCGGGCGGCCCGGACAGGGTACTGGCGACGGAAGGCAATCTTAACAATGATATCGGTGTCCCGCTGATGCTATTGCGGTTGCGCGAACGGCATATTTATGCAGTGATCGAAATGGGTATGAATCATGCCGGCGAGATTGCGTATTTGACCCGTCTGGCAAAGCCCGGCGTGGCGCTGATTACCAATGCGGGAGCAGCTCATGTCGAAGGGCTGGGCTCGGTGCAAGCGGTCGCTTGCGCCAAGGGCGAAATTTTTGAGGGGCTTGACCAACACGGCATTGCCGTTATTAACGCTGACGATCCGAATGCTCCGCTATGGCGAAAACTCGCCGGTAGCCGAAAAGTGGTGGATTTTGGTCTTGGCGGAGAACCAAAGGTGAGTGCGCGCTACCAGTTGGATTTTCTCGGCAGCGGCATGACGTTGATTCTGCCTGAAGGAGTTGAAGAGGTGGAGCTGCAGGTGCCCGGCGAGCACAACGTACGCAATGCGTTGGCGGCAGCGGCTGTGGCGGTGGCCATGGGTATTGATACGAAGGTGATCGCATCAGGATTGAGAGAATTTTGCGGAGTGAAAGGGCGTTTGCAGAAAAAACGCGGTTTGCATGACGCGATATTGATAGACGACAGTTATAACGCCAACCCGGAGTCGGTGAGAGCCGCGCTGGCCGTGCTGGCTAAAGCGCCGGGTAAAAAAATCCTGGTGCTTGGCGACATGGGCGAGTTGGGCGACAGCGCGCGGGATTTTCATGAGCGCATCGGTGAAGAAGCCCGTCTTGCCGGGATTGATGGGTTATTTGCGCTGGGTGAATTGAGCGCTTATGCGGTGGCGAAATTTGGTCCCGGTGCAAGGCATTTCGACAAAATCGAAGAACTGCTGGCCGAGGTACGAAGCCAGCTGGCAGCCGATGTGACGTTTCTGATAAAGGGATCGCGCTTTATGCATATGGAGCGGGTAGTCAAGCATATCGAATTATGA
- a CDS encoding UDP-N-acetylmuramoyl-L-alanyl-D-glutamate--2,6-diaminopimelate ligase produces MARSKASFDFRALDHLGVRISSLATDSRMVKTGDTFLAYAGEQLDARKFIPQAIAAGANAVLWERRGFAWDPAWQVPNLPIAGLRAQAGTIADHVYGHPSQKLWLIGITGTNGKTSCSHWIAQAMTALGKKTAVIGTLGAGFPGKLESTANTTPDAVLLHREMADYLLRGAQCVAMEVSSHGIVQGRISGSTFAVAVFTNLSRDHLDYHGSMEAYAAAKARLFHWPALKYAVLNLDDAYGVELSQQLSGVETKVIGYGFTEPALQSRSSEKFRVVRGRNLKLSPQGLAFDIEFETGFETEYSEFKTNVVGSFNAANLLGVLATLLASGIKLADAVQALQQVRPVAGRMEQIGGGAQPLVVVDYAHTPDALEKVLVTLREILRAGSEANRKPGTGNPKLICVFGCGGERDRGKRHLMGAAATRFADEVIITSDNPRKEDPHVIISEIAAGASANYHVEEDRRSAIYQAIQGAQKNDVVLIAGKGHEAYQEINGKKFPFSDAEVARQALRDLTGVPMQT; encoded by the coding sequence ATGGCCAGATCAAAGGCGTCTTTTGATTTTCGCGCTCTTGATCATCTGGGTGTCAGAATCAGCAGCCTGGCTACGGATAGCCGCATGGTGAAGACAGGAGATACTTTTCTGGCATATGCCGGAGAACAACTGGATGCGCGCAAGTTCATCCCTCAAGCAATAGCGGCCGGGGCAAACGCGGTACTGTGGGAGCGCCGTGGTTTCGCATGGGATCCCGCATGGCAGGTGCCCAATTTACCAATAGCCGGACTGCGAGCCCAGGCAGGCACCATTGCCGACCACGTTTATGGTCATCCGTCGCAAAAACTCTGGCTTATCGGCATCACCGGAACGAACGGCAAGACCTCTTGCAGCCACTGGATCGCCCAGGCCATGACCGCGCTGGGCAAAAAAACGGCAGTCATCGGCACATTGGGAGCCGGTTTTCCCGGTAAGCTCGAATCGACCGCCAACACCACGCCGGATGCGGTCTTGTTGCACCGGGAGATGGCGGATTATTTGCTGCGCGGCGCGCAATGCGTGGCAATGGAAGTGTCGTCGCACGGGATAGTACAAGGGCGCATCAGCGGATCGACATTCGCGGTCGCGGTATTCACCAATCTCTCGCGTGACCATCTCGATTATCACGGCAGCATGGAAGCGTATGCCGCCGCAAAGGCACGATTGTTCCATTGGCCTGCACTCAAATATGCCGTACTCAACCTTGATGATGCATACGGTGTCGAATTGTCGCAACAGCTTTCAGGGGTGGAGACAAAGGTAATCGGGTATGGATTCACCGAACCGGCGCTTCAGTCCCGAAGTTCGGAAAAATTCAGGGTGGTACGGGGCCGGAATCTCAAGCTAAGCCCGCAAGGGCTGGCGTTTGATATCGAGTTTGAAACCGGGTTTGAAACTGAGTATTCAGAATTTAAAACGAACGTGGTAGGGAGTTTCAATGCTGCAAATTTGCTGGGGGTGCTGGCTACCTTGCTGGCGAGCGGTATCAAGCTGGCTGACGCTGTGCAAGCCTTACAGCAAGTTCGGCCGGTAGCGGGAAGAATGGAGCAAATAGGGGGGGGTGCTCAACCACTCGTAGTGGTGGATTATGCCCATACGCCGGATGCTCTGGAAAAAGTGCTGGTAACACTGCGTGAAATTCTTCGTGCCGGTTCCGAAGCAAACAGAAAACCAGGAACCGGAAACCCTAAATTGATCTGTGTGTTCGGCTGTGGAGGCGAGCGCGACCGCGGCAAACGCCATTTAATGGGCGCCGCAGCGACTCGCTTCGCCGACGAAGTTATCATCACCAGCGACAATCCGCGGAAAGAAGACCCACATGTCATTATCAGCGAGATCGCGGCGGGTGCTAGCGCCAATTACCATGTCGAGGAAGATCGGAGGTCAGCTATTTACCAGGCGATTCAAGGTGCGCAAAAGAATGACGTCGTGCTAATCGCTGGGAAAGGGCATGAAGCATATCAAGAGATAAATGGGAAAAAGTTTCCGTTCAGCGATGCCGAAGTCGCGAGACAGGCATTGCGGGATTTAACCGGGGTACCGATGCAAACATGA
- a CDS encoding peptidoglycan D,D-transpeptidase FtsI family protein — translation MTTGHSPRIILPAGRSRLLAVCLLLGLMGLAGRAAYLQGMHNGFLQQKGESRYSRILEMNADRGIITDRHGEPLAISTPVESVWSSPQDMNVTPEQLKKLASLIEMDTKEIRKRLEDPHQGARRDFVYLKRHLSPEVAAKVVELNLPGVFLKREYRRYYPAGELTAHMLGFTDIDDNGQEGIELAWQDELAGKPGSRRVIKDRKGRVVEDVESIRAPRSGQNIALSIDSKIQYLAFRELKQAVEAHKAKAGGIVVLDAQTGELLALVNLPAYNPNNRARTNGGRARNRALTDVFEPGSTLKPFTIAAALEAGGVKPDTVFETAPGTFSIGKATIRDAHKEGPLTVAQVIQKSSNVGSAKIALSLPPQTLWEMLSDSGFGASTGSGFPGEVSGRLRPYRTWRPIEQATMSYGHGIAVSLLQLARAYTLFSAEGELKPVSLLRLDAPVAGKRVVSRDTALAVSRMLEMVAQPGGTAPKAQINGYRVAGKTGTAHKLEGNGYAKNRYLSTFVGYAPASSPRFVIAVMLDEPSAGQYFGGAVAAPVFSRVMEGALRMRNVPYDAPANNVMSFTAVPELKGDV, via the coding sequence ATGACGACCGGTCATTCACCGCGCATTATCCTGCCGGCGGGACGCTCACGCTTACTCGCAGTTTGTTTGCTGCTCGGACTGATGGGACTGGCGGGGCGCGCGGCCTATCTGCAGGGGATGCATAACGGCTTTCTGCAACAGAAAGGGGAATCACGTTACAGCCGTATACTCGAAATGAACGCGGATCGCGGAATAATCACAGATCGGCACGGAGAACCGCTGGCGATCAGCACGCCGGTGGAATCGGTATGGTCGAGTCCGCAGGACATGAACGTAACACCGGAGCAATTAAAAAAACTGGCAAGCCTGATCGAGATGGACACCAAGGAAATTCGCAAGCGTCTGGAGGATCCCCACCAAGGTGCCCGGCGTGATTTCGTGTACCTGAAGCGGCATTTGTCGCCAGAGGTCGCGGCCAAGGTGGTCGAGCTCAACCTGCCGGGTGTATTTCTGAAACGTGAATACCGCCGGTACTATCCGGCGGGCGAGTTGACGGCCCATATGCTTGGCTTTACCGACATCGACGATAACGGACAAGAAGGAATAGAGCTGGCATGGCAGGATGAACTGGCGGGCAAACCCGGAAGCCGCCGTGTCATCAAGGATCGTAAGGGACGTGTTGTCGAGGATGTGGAAAGTATCCGGGCTCCCAGATCCGGGCAAAATATAGCCCTGTCCATAGACAGCAAAATTCAGTATCTCGCTTTCCGGGAATTGAAACAGGCGGTTGAAGCCCACAAAGCCAAAGCAGGGGGAATCGTGGTGCTGGATGCACAGACAGGCGAGTTGCTGGCGCTTGTCAATCTGCCTGCGTACAACCCCAATAACCGGGCGAGAACGAATGGCGGGCGAGCCCGCAATAGAGCCCTGACCGACGTATTCGAGCCGGGTTCAACCCTGAAGCCATTCACCATAGCAGCAGCGCTGGAGGCGGGAGGAGTAAAGCCCGACACCGTATTCGAGACCGCACCTGGTACGTTCTCCATAGGCAAGGCCACGATACGCGATGCGCATAAAGAAGGTCCGTTGACAGTGGCGCAAGTGATCCAGAAGTCCAGTAACGTCGGCTCCGCAAAGATCGCTTTGTCGCTGCCGCCGCAAACGTTATGGGAGATGCTGAGTGATTCGGGATTTGGCGCCTCCACTGGTTCAGGATTTCCGGGAGAAGTCAGCGGCAGGCTCCGCCCATACCGCACCTGGCGTCCCATCGAACAGGCCACCATGTCCTACGGACACGGAATCGCGGTGAGTTTGCTGCAACTGGCGCGTGCCTATACCTTGTTCTCCGCCGAGGGTGAATTGAAGCCGGTATCGCTATTGAGGCTCGATGCGCCTGTCGCGGGTAAGCGAGTGGTGTCACGGGACACCGCCCTCGCGGTGAGCAGGATGCTGGAGATGGTGGCGCAACCGGGAGGCACCGCGCCGAAAGCCCAGATCAACGGCTACCGGGTAGCGGGCAAAACAGGTACGGCGCATAAATTGGAGGGCAACGGTTACGCAAAAAACCGTTACCTATCGACGTTTGTCGGCTATGCGCCGGCTTCCAGTCCGCGATTTGTCATTGCGGTGATGCTGGATGAACCATCCGCGGGCCAATATTTTGGCGGTGCGGTGGCGGCGCCCGTATTCAGCCGGGTCATGGAGGGCGCCTTGCGCATGCGGAACGTTCCGTATGACGCGCCGGCCAATAATGTCATGTCGTTTACCGCGGTGCCAGAGTTGAAAGGTGATGTATGA
- the ftsL gene encoding cell division protein FtsL — MIRINILLILILIACALSVVTSQHKARKLFVELEREQEQAGRLAVEWGQLQLEQSTWAMHARIEKIATGQLHMQVPDASRVQVVSLMNTADSGNSANSMEALEP; from the coding sequence GTGATCAGGATAAATATTCTATTGATTTTAATCCTCATCGCCTGCGCGCTGAGTGTTGTGACTTCACAGCACAAGGCGCGCAAGCTTTTTGTGGAACTGGAAAGAGAGCAGGAGCAGGCGGGGCGGCTGGCGGTGGAATGGGGACAATTGCAGCTCGAACAAAGTACGTGGGCGATGCATGCGCGCATTGAAAAAATCGCTACGGGACAACTGCATATGCAAGTGCCCGACGCATCACGCGTTCAAGTCGTCTCGTTGATGAATACGGCTGATTCCGGCAATTCCGCCAACTCCATGGAGGCGCTGGAGCCATGA